The proteins below are encoded in one region of Candidatus Flexicrinis proximus:
- a CDS encoding dienelactone hydrolase family protein gives MTTGRLDPHRNIRISLSGEPLSSARAAMIMLHGRGASAQTAIELASSIAGSGTAIFTPQATEFSWYPHRFIRPVAENEPFLTSALSAIGRIVTQITSAGFPTSRLIIGGFSQGACLALEYAARFPARFGGILGFSGGLIGSEAEPLLVPHSGTPLAGSTVFLGATDHDAHIPLSRVRETAAVFLEMGAKVTTRIYPGYDHHINDDELEYARNLVRSIITSAGK, from the coding sequence ATGACCACCGGAAGGCTCGACCCTCATCGGAATATCCGCATTTCTCTTTCCGGCGAGCCGCTTAGTTCCGCCCGTGCCGCAATGATCATGCTCCATGGGCGGGGAGCATCGGCGCAGACTGCGATTGAGCTGGCTTCCTCGATTGCCGGGTCTGGTACGGCAATATTCACACCGCAGGCCACGGAGTTCTCCTGGTACCCTCACCGGTTCATTCGACCAGTTGCTGAAAATGAGCCATTTCTGACATCAGCCCTTTCGGCGATTGGACGCATCGTGACACAGATCACGTCGGCTGGATTTCCGACAAGTCGACTCATTATTGGCGGATTCTCGCAGGGGGCTTGCCTGGCTCTCGAGTACGCGGCGCGCTTTCCCGCTCGGTTCGGCGGCATCTTGGGCTTCAGTGGCGGCCTGATTGGCAGTGAAGCCGAGCCCCTGTTAGTGCCACACTCAGGTACGCCACTTGCCGGCTCGACCGTGTTCTTGGGAGCAACCGATCATGACGCGCATATCCCGCTGTCCCGTGTCCGCGAGACAGCCGCCGTGTTCCTTGAAATGGGCGCGAAAGTGACCACCCGGATTTACCCCGGGTATGACCATCACATCAATGACGATGAGCTTGAATACGCACGGAACCTCGTACGCTCGATCATCACGTCAGCCGGGAAGTGA
- a CDS encoding VOC family protein: MKILGIHHITLITANAQRNVDFYTRVLGQRFVKRTVNFDDPGSYHLYFGDELGRPGTAITFFEWPGAAKGAHGIGGTHHFAVAVSDYVGLLKWKRRLTDLGFAVRGPYDRKYFTSIYFDDPDGVIVEIATQGPGFSVDEPADQLGTTDQMPPSEHTHTIRSEAEIGAITWPEPVPAITRDMALLSGIHHITAISSDISRTHDFLGGVLEVPLVKRTFNFDDLTSKHWYWGVNGGQPGTLITYFERDPKKTRLARAGAGHTHHYALAVATVEEQLEWRDRILSAGIPVSEVRDRTYFNSIYTRDPDGHIVELATMGPGFTVDEPLATLGETLKLPVAVEPERASIEASLRPLIVSAWSKPE, encoded by the coding sequence ATGAAAATCCTTGGAATCCATCACATTACGCTCATTACCGCCAACGCTCAACGTAACGTCGACTTCTACACACGAGTCCTCGGCCAGCGGTTCGTCAAGCGCACGGTCAATTTCGACGATCCCGGCTCATATCATCTGTACTTCGGCGATGAGCTCGGCCGGCCGGGAACGGCAATCACGTTCTTTGAATGGCCGGGTGCGGCCAAGGGTGCGCACGGAATTGGCGGGACACATCACTTCGCGGTTGCCGTCAGCGACTATGTCGGACTCCTGAAGTGGAAGCGCCGTCTGACCGATCTCGGGTTCGCGGTGCGAGGACCCTACGACCGCAAGTACTTCACCTCGATCTATTTTGACGATCCCGACGGCGTCATCGTCGAAATTGCGACCCAAGGCCCTGGATTTTCCGTCGACGAGCCAGCCGATCAACTTGGAACTACTGACCAGATGCCGCCAAGCGAGCATACGCACACCATCCGCAGCGAGGCGGAAATCGGCGCCATTACATGGCCTGAGCCGGTGCCAGCCATCACGCGCGATATGGCGCTGCTCAGCGGCATTCATCACATAACGGCGATATCAAGCGACATTTCCAGGACCCATGACTTTCTTGGCGGGGTTCTGGAAGTCCCACTGGTGAAACGCACGTTCAATTTCGACGACTTGACCAGTAAGCACTGGTATTGGGGCGTCAACGGCGGACAGCCCGGCACCCTTATCACCTATTTCGAACGCGATCCCAAAAAGACACGTCTCGCCCGCGCCGGCGCCGGCCATACCCATCACTACGCCTTAGCCGTTGCGACCGTCGAGGAACAGCTTGAGTGGCGTGACAGGATACTCAGTGCCGGTATACCGGTCTCAGAAGTCCGTGATCGCACTTACTTCAATAGCATATATACACGCGATCCGGATGGCCATATTGTAGAACTGGCCACCATGGGGCCAGGTTTCACGGTGGATGAGCCACTCGCTACACTCGGGGAGACGCTCAAACTACCGGTGGCGGTCGAGCCGGAGCGCGCCTCTATCGAAGCATCGCTGCGCCCACTTATTGTATCTGCATGGAGCAAACCTGAATGA
- the pgl gene encoding 6-phosphogluconolactonase, producing MQVDVFDTPEVLAASAGELFIELAHRTIKDGKNFNALLCGGNTPRAVYQWLAEHGDLLDWRRVRLFFGDERCVPPEHSDSNYRMVRESMLDALDGLGETTYRIAGELPPEEAARRYEAILRSLFEGTPQFDLVLLGLGADAHTASLFPGTRAIHEEEAWVVANLIESLDAWRITVTPPLLNNARMIAFLVSGEGKAEAVKRVLKGERLINLYPAQIVQPTWGDVRWMLDRGAARLLSDT from the coding sequence CTGCAAGTAGATGTCTTTGACACGCCAGAAGTGCTGGCCGCCTCGGCAGGGGAACTGTTCATCGAGTTGGCCCATAGGACCATCAAGGACGGCAAAAACTTCAACGCACTGCTCTGCGGCGGCAATACGCCGCGCGCCGTCTATCAGTGGCTGGCTGAACATGGAGACCTGCTGGATTGGCGGCGAGTCCGGTTGTTCTTTGGTGACGAGCGCTGTGTGCCGCCTGAGCATAGCGACAGCAACTACCGTATGGTTCGCGAGTCGATGCTTGACGCCCTGGACGGACTGGGCGAAACCACCTACCGAATCGCTGGCGAACTTCCCCCGGAGGAAGCGGCCAGACGCTACGAGGCGATCCTACGCTCGCTCTTTGAAGGCACACCTCAGTTCGACTTGGTACTGCTCGGCCTTGGCGCAGATGCTCATACGGCATCGCTGTTCCCAGGCACCAGGGCAATTCATGAAGAAGAAGCGTGGGTCGTGGCTAATCTCATCGAGTCGCTCGATGCGTGGCGCATTACCGTCACGCCTCCGCTGCTCAACAATGCCAGGATGATTGCGTTTCTGGTCAGCGGGGAAGGCAAGGCGGAAGCTGTGAAGAGAGTCTTGAAGGGGGAACGACTGATCAATCTCTACCCCGCCCAGATTGTCCAGCCCACCTGGGGTGATGTCCGTTGGATGCTTGACCGTGGCGCCGCGCGATTACTCTCAGACACTTGA
- a CDS encoding sulfite exporter TauE/SafE family protein: MDPQFILIPVMAAAGLVQAVSGFGSALVAMPILAQLLGTRTASPVFALAAIVGEAVMILRYRRSLTIGSVWRLMIATVIAIPIGIFGSPFLDERIMLFLLGLLVFAFAVYALTTPVVPRLQDPRWGFVFGFASGLLSGAFNTGGPPYVIYGTTQGWVPKEFKANLQGVFIAGSLTLIASHFVKGNLTPHVTGLALYAIPSLLAGILLGFSLDRHVNPILFRKGIQVLLLILGLTLIF, translated from the coding sequence ATGGATCCGCAATTCATCCTTATCCCGGTCATGGCGGCGGCCGGGCTTGTGCAAGCGGTGAGCGGTTTTGGGTCCGCCCTCGTCGCCATGCCAATCCTAGCACAACTTTTGGGAACGCGCACTGCGTCTCCGGTGTTTGCGCTAGCCGCCATCGTTGGCGAGGCCGTGATGATCCTGCGCTACCGCAGATCGCTGACGATCGGATCGGTTTGGCGGCTGATGATCGCAACCGTAATCGCAATCCCAATCGGGATATTCGGGTCGCCGTTTCTTGACGAGCGCATCATGCTGTTTCTCCTGGGGCTTCTAGTCTTTGCGTTTGCCGTCTACGCACTCACCACGCCGGTAGTCCCGCGACTTCAGGATCCTCGCTGGGGTTTCGTTTTCGGGTTCGCGTCGGGCCTGCTCAGTGGAGCGTTCAATACCGGAGGTCCCCCGTACGTCATTTATGGAACTACGCAGGGTTGGGTGCCAAAGGAATTCAAGGCCAACCTGCAGGGGGTGTTTATCGCCGGCAGCCTCACCCTGATCGCCTCGCATTTCGTCAAAGGCAACCTAACGCCGCATGTCACTGGCCTCGCCTTGTACGCCATCCCGTCTCTGCTCGCCGGCATCCTGTTGGGGTTTTCGCTCGACCGTCACGTAAACCCTATCCTGTTCCGCAAGGGAATACAGGTGCTGCTCCTCATCCTTGGCCTTACGCTCATCTTCTAG
- a CDS encoding FAD-dependent oxidoreductase has product MTRRSALAAMLAAGALPILQPLTSPKRVIVIGAGAAGLAAARELKRIGADVVVLEARDRLGGRAVTDRTLAAYPVEMGAEFIHGQNALTWRYMREFRLASLPAENHDTSYHLYLNGLLQDYDTWLDANTGSTKDPEVRIENAAADWVDEEEREISLAELIRVSPSLAALRKPEVLRLIDNQFGEEVAANLDQLSVYGLAEATYPGDGRQDYRIKQGYSELFTQMANGLDVHLNTEVQKISWGGTDVVVTAKDGRVFSGEDVIITLPIAILQANAVEFDPPLPAWKTEAINAIGAGHVTKIALAFSERFWPATLGELFSDRTFQVWWQPGLGRSKPSTVLMANTGGRAGQHLETLTESEAVALAMEELAGMFGSSIHPLLTGSQFKAWGNDPFARMGYSYLPPESDGYRTEVAEPVGGLYFAGEATNTIRPASVHGAIESGLRAAAEVAASL; this is encoded by the coding sequence ATGACCCGACGTTCGGCGCTCGCGGCGATGCTCGCTGCCGGAGCGCTGCCCATCCTGCAGCCCCTGACTTCCCCCAAACGCGTCATCGTCATTGGCGCGGGTGCGGCGGGACTGGCAGCTGCTCGCGAGCTAAAACGCATTGGCGCGGATGTCGTCGTACTGGAAGCCAGAGACCGATTAGGCGGCCGCGCCGTCACCGATCGCACGCTTGCTGCGTATCCGGTAGAGATGGGCGCGGAATTCATACACGGCCAGAACGCGCTGACCTGGCGGTATATGCGCGAGTTCCGACTGGCCTCGCTCCCCGCGGAAAACCACGACACCTCGTATCACCTTTACCTCAATGGATTGCTGCAAGACTACGACACTTGGCTCGACGCCAACACTGGCAGCACGAAAGACCCCGAAGTTCGAATTGAGAACGCTGCCGCCGATTGGGTTGATGAGGAAGAACGTGAAATCTCCCTCGCAGAACTGATCCGCGTCAGCCCTTCGCTTGCAGCGCTTCGCAAACCGGAAGTCCTGCGGCTCATCGACAATCAGTTCGGCGAGGAAGTGGCTGCGAACCTCGATCAGCTGAGTGTCTATGGACTTGCCGAAGCAACATACCCCGGAGATGGCCGGCAGGACTATCGCATCAAGCAGGGATACTCTGAACTGTTCACCCAGATGGCGAACGGGCTGGACGTCCACCTGAACACCGAAGTACAGAAAATCAGCTGGGGCGGAACTGACGTGGTGGTCACGGCCAAAGATGGCCGGGTCTTCAGCGGCGAAGACGTGATTATCACCCTCCCGATTGCCATTCTTCAAGCGAACGCGGTCGAATTTGACCCCCCGCTTCCGGCCTGGAAGACTGAGGCCATCAACGCGATCGGGGCGGGCCACGTCACAAAAATAGCCCTGGCCTTCAGTGAAAGATTCTGGCCGGCAACACTGGGCGAGCTCTTCAGCGACCGTACCTTCCAGGTCTGGTGGCAACCGGGGCTCGGCCGCAGCAAACCCTCAACCGTCTTAATGGCCAACACGGGCGGACGGGCAGGCCAACACCTCGAAACGCTCACCGAGAGTGAGGCCGTCGCTTTAGCGATGGAGGAACTTGCCGGCATGTTCGGCAGCAGCATTCATCCCCTGCTGACCGGTTCGCAGTTCAAGGCATGGGGTAACGACCCATTTGCGCGGATGGGCTACTCCTACCTGCCGCCAGAGTCAGATGGGTACCGCACAGAAGTCGCTGAGCCTGTCGGAGGATTGTATTTCGCCGGTGAAGCGACCAATACAATCCGCCCGGCCAGTGTCCACGGTGCGATTGAATCAGGACTGCGCGCGGCTGCTGAGGTGGCCGCCTCACTCTGA
- a CDS encoding nitroreductase family protein, whose protein sequence is MPLHAPYSPVPLRPVPLDTEESIARSREFLARMQTRRTVRDFSSRPVSYELIENAIATAASAPSGANQQPWTFCVISDPALKAQIRAAAEEEEHENYAHRMSDEWKQTLAHLGTDWQKPHLTDAPYVIVVFAQSYGLQIEPQTGEEHRFKHYYVTESVGIAVGMLLTSLHLAGLATLTHTPSPMAFLSALLGRPHNERAYVVIPVGYPAEGAQVPSITKKPLAEVLIRYGRADVSD, encoded by the coding sequence ATGCCCTTACATGCGCCCTATTCGCCAGTTCCCCTCAGGCCAGTGCCCCTCGACACTGAAGAATCGATTGCGAGGTCGCGTGAGTTTTTGGCACGTATGCAGACCCGCCGGACCGTACGCGACTTCTCCTCGCGCCCCGTTTCGTACGAGTTGATCGAGAATGCAATAGCGACTGCTGCCTCGGCGCCGTCGGGGGCAAATCAGCAGCCATGGACGTTCTGCGTGATCAGCGATCCGGCGCTCAAAGCGCAAATCCGCGCCGCAGCCGAGGAAGAGGAGCACGAGAACTACGCGCACCGAATGAGCGACGAATGGAAGCAGACCCTGGCGCACCTGGGCACCGACTGGCAGAAACCTCACCTGACCGACGCGCCCTATGTGATTGTCGTCTTTGCCCAGAGTTACGGGCTGCAGATTGAACCACAGACCGGCGAAGAACACCGGTTCAAGCACTACTATGTGACCGAGTCGGTCGGCATCGCGGTCGGAATGCTGCTCACGAGCCTGCATCTGGCGGGTCTGGCCACTTTGACCCACACCCCAAGTCCAATGGCATTCCTGTCGGCGCTCCTTGGAAGGCCACACAACGAACGCGCCTACGTTGTCATCCCTGTTGGGTATCCGGCAGAAGGTGCACAGGTGCCGTCGATCACCAAAAAGCCGCTGGCAGAAGTGTTGATCCGTTATGGCCGCGCGGACGTATCCGACTAG
- a CDS encoding tyrosine-protein phosphatase, with amino-acid sequence MPAAIIVFVIAIVAAWTIWRLRVRAWLGAVPAQSYVLPQRPEWSLDRDGKPRDRTLGLASAVNLRDIGGYPARDGKRIKWGLVFRSGRPTEMNDVDARQLASRGLKLICDFRSTFESEDASYDAGFYGARLEKMPLEADHSSLRRLRVAMFQPGRLKELMRESYTDLMLERNAPLIGRFLRLISDESHLPVLFHCTAGKDRTGITAMILMSLLGVPDEVITADYSLSNKYYEHFRRFVGSAIRKLRWLGLTVDDLRPLLIADPSLLRDALASVRAKYGSVETYVTKRCGVDASTIAELRRLLLEDV; translated from the coding sequence ATGCCTGCAGCCATTATTGTATTTGTCATCGCGATTGTCGCCGCGTGGACAATCTGGCGCCTCCGTGTGCGTGCCTGGCTCGGTGCTGTGCCCGCGCAGTCCTATGTTCTGCCGCAAAGACCTGAGTGGTCCCTTGACCGTGATGGCAAACCGCGCGACCGAACCCTGGGATTGGCGAGTGCGGTAAACCTGCGCGACATCGGCGGGTACCCGGCGCGGGACGGGAAACGCATAAAGTGGGGACTGGTTTTTCGCAGCGGACGGCCCACGGAGATGAATGACGTGGATGCACGACAACTCGCATCACGTGGCCTGAAACTCATCTGTGACTTCAGGAGTACGTTCGAGTCCGAAGACGCGTCGTATGATGCCGGATTTTACGGAGCGCGACTGGAAAAGATGCCGCTTGAGGCGGACCACAGCTCACTCAGACGTCTGCGCGTCGCGATGTTTCAGCCCGGCCGTCTCAAAGAGTTGATGCGCGAGAGTTATACCGATTTGATGCTTGAACGAAACGCCCCGCTCATTGGACGGTTTCTGCGGCTAATCTCAGATGAGTCGCACTTGCCGGTGCTCTTTCACTGTACGGCAGGAAAGGACCGGACGGGTATAACCGCTATGATCCTGATGTCTCTGCTGGGCGTTCCGGATGAGGTTATCACGGCCGACTACAGCCTCAGCAACAAGTATTATGAGCATTTCAGGCGATTTGTCGGAAGCGCCATCAGAAAACTCCGCTGGCTGGGATTGACAGTCGACGACCTCCGTCCTCTACTTATTGCAGACCCGAGCCTGCTGCGCGATGCCCTTGCTTCCGTGCGCGCCAAGTATGGCTCTGTCGAGACTTATGTGACCAAACGGTGTGGTGTCGACGCTTCAACAATCGCGGAACTGCGCCGCCTGCTCCTTGAGGATGTTTAA
- a CDS encoding histidine phosphatase family protein — translation MELTLIRHGQSANNANGDEQRHHDPELTPLGWTQARRLADYLKDSENTEDVVRLRSHDPSRLDRHPNGFDQIYVSPMHRALQTAQPIAEALGSNVRVWPELHESGGIYKQTPEGTMVFGGLTHAEIAAGFPTYDVPDSVTDAGWYDTALGEEDIYGCYARAMRVAKTLRKMSMDEQNKHRRIGIVSHGNFIVALINALSDRLPSEGLYYWHYNTGSTRMDFMDNGMIIIRYVNRCMHLPAHWVT, via the coding sequence ATGGAACTCACGCTTATACGGCACGGCCAATCGGCCAACAATGCCAATGGAGATGAACAGCGCCATCACGACCCCGAGCTTACACCGCTCGGCTGGACCCAGGCGCGGCGTCTCGCGGACTATCTGAAGGATAGTGAGAACACTGAAGACGTCGTCCGGCTTCGCTCTCACGATCCATCTCGGCTTGACCGCCATCCAAACGGATTCGATCAGATCTACGTCAGCCCGATGCACCGCGCGCTGCAGACCGCGCAGCCAATTGCCGAAGCGCTGGGCTCAAATGTCCGGGTGTGGCCTGAACTTCACGAGAGTGGCGGCATCTACAAGCAGACGCCCGAAGGCACGATGGTTTTCGGCGGCCTGACCCATGCGGAGATCGCCGCAGGCTTTCCAACCTACGACGTGCCCGACAGCGTTACCGATGCGGGCTGGTATGATACCGCGCTAGGCGAGGAAGACATCTACGGCTGTTATGCACGGGCAATGCGAGTGGCCAAAACGCTGCGCAAAATGAGCATGGACGAGCAAAACAAGCACCGTCGTATTGGAATCGTCTCGCACGGCAACTTCATCGTGGCCCTGATAAACGCCCTGAGTGACCGGCTCCCAAGCGAGGGGCTGTACTACTGGCATTACAATACCGGCTCGACGCGCATGGATTTCATGGACAACGGCATGATCATCATCCGCTATGTCAACCGCTGTATGCATCTCCCCGCGCATTGGGTGACCTAG
- a CDS encoding M20/M25/M40 family metallo-hydrolase produces MFTNAHQTADARFPEFVRRITELMAIPTVSTDPAYWPDVKRAAGWLVDWLKQIGFERANSFVRDNYLPLVYAEWLGAGPDAQTVLIYSHYDVQPANISDGWSTEPFVPTEVGESLYGRGAVDSKIHVIAQLSAIACMFEAGKPPVNLKILLEGEEESGSEHIFTFVAENPGLLSADVCIVSDGSLPHPDQPVLVYGLRGLIAMEVHVRGPRRDLHSGHYGGSVHNPIQALAEIVTALHDVNGRVTVPGFYDDVALLDDEERHALSGMRDAFVAEWKSSVSAPSPWGEPDYTLHERIAVRPTLEINGMAGGYFGDGFKTVLPGTALAKISCRLVPNQDPAKVLSQVRQHIMSLAPETVTVTIAEVEDGSPGFVVDRNSRAMQAVAVAYERGWGTKPLWSRDGGSIPVVTALMEHLKATIVLMPFGHKEGGAHSQNEHILLPMFRRGIHTMLHFYEALTSG; encoded by the coding sequence ATGTTCACCAATGCCCATCAGACAGCCGACGCGCGGTTTCCCGAGTTCGTCCGGCGAATAACGGAACTTATGGCGATTCCCACCGTCAGCACCGATCCCGCCTACTGGCCAGATGTTAAGCGCGCCGCAGGCTGGCTGGTCGACTGGCTCAAACAGATCGGATTCGAGCGCGCAAATTCGTTCGTTCGCGACAACTATCTCCCACTCGTATATGCCGAGTGGCTGGGCGCAGGGCCGGACGCACAGACCGTCTTGATCTACTCCCACTACGATGTCCAACCAGCCAACATTTCCGATGGCTGGTCAACCGAACCGTTCGTTCCCACCGAAGTAGGAGAATCGCTGTACGGCCGCGGCGCTGTCGACAGCAAGATCCATGTCATCGCCCAGTTATCGGCCATCGCCTGCATGTTTGAAGCAGGAAAGCCGCCCGTCAACCTGAAGATCCTGCTAGAAGGCGAAGAAGAGTCCGGTTCGGAACACATCTTCACGTTCGTGGCGGAGAACCCCGGGCTGCTCAGCGCCGATGTATGCATCGTGTCGGACGGCAGCCTCCCCCACCCCGACCAGCCCGTTCTTGTCTATGGGCTGCGCGGCCTGATCGCGATGGAAGTGCATGTTCGCGGACCGCGCCGGGATCTTCACAGCGGGCACTACGGCGGCAGCGTGCACAACCCAATCCAGGCCCTGGCCGAAATAGTGACAGCGCTTCACGACGTCAATGGCCGCGTTACCGTTCCCGGTTTCTATGACGATGTCGCGCTGCTTGACGACGAGGAGCGGCATGCGTTATCCGGAATGCGGGATGCATTTGTTGCGGAGTGGAAATCGAGCGTATCGGCGCCCAGCCCGTGGGGCGAACCGGATTACACGCTCCATGAACGGATCGCTGTTAGGCCGACGCTGGAAATCAACGGGATGGCGGGCGGCTATTTTGGCGACGGCTTCAAGACGGTCCTACCGGGCACGGCGCTCGCCAAGATATCGTGCAGGCTGGTTCCGAACCAGGACCCTGCGAAAGTCCTGTCGCAGGTGCGTCAGCACATCATGAGTCTTGCGCCGGAAACAGTCACTGTGACCATCGCCGAGGTTGAGGACGGCAGCCCCGGGTTCGTCGTTGACCGGAACTCCCGCGCAATGCAGGCAGTCGCCGTCGCCTACGAAAGAGGTTGGGGAACCAAACCCCTATGGTCGCGCGACGGAGGCAGTATTCCTGTCGTAACGGCGCTTATGGAGCACCTCAAAGCGACCATCGTCCTGATGCCGTTCGGCCATAAAGAGGGCGGCGCCCATAGCCAGAACGAACATATTCTGCTCCCGATGTTCCGGCGCGGCATCCATACCATGCTGCACTTCTACGAGGCGTTGACTTCCGGGTGA
- a CDS encoding formylglycine-generating enzyme family protein, whose protein sequence is MLRSSVLVLILFLAGCGGSSPTAPTQSADTIQSATPGAPTDVPVADTEATLAAEVAPTLTAAAGLGMVARNRAWVNIERDFDGVVMVEVPPGCFTMGSEDGRNDERPMHTLCIYSQFWIDKFEVTQAQFAAHAGVAAIPRTFTGDNLPVEQITWFEARDYCAARGGRLPTEAEWEYSARGPDGWTYPWGANFVETNAIFRGNSGRGTANVGGKPLGGAWVGAHDMSGNVWEWTSSRDMSYPYDAADGREVDDATTANVRRVLRGGAWNTDDATNLRTSARFSRFAVAADSGTGFRCVRDE, encoded by the coding sequence ATGCTGAGATCTTCGGTTCTCGTATTGATACTTTTCCTGGCTGGATGTGGCGGAAGCTCGCCAACGGCCCCGACGCAGTCTGCAGATACCATTCAGAGCGCGACGCCAGGCGCTCCGACCGATGTGCCTGTTGCTGATACTGAAGCAACGCTCGCAGCAGAAGTAGCGCCGACGCTGACGGCGGCGGCAGGGCTGGGAATGGTGGCCCGCAATCGAGCCTGGGTCAATATCGAGCGCGACTTTGATGGCGTCGTGATGGTAGAAGTGCCGCCCGGCTGCTTCACGATGGGCAGCGAAGATGGACGGAACGATGAGCGTCCGATGCATACGCTCTGTATCTACTCGCAGTTCTGGATTGATAAGTTCGAGGTCACGCAGGCGCAGTTTGCCGCGCATGCAGGCGTCGCGGCAATCCCGCGCACCTTTACGGGGGACAACCTGCCGGTGGAGCAGATCACCTGGTTCGAGGCCCGTGACTACTGCGCCGCGCGCGGAGGACGTCTGCCGACCGAGGCTGAGTGGGAATACTCAGCACGCGGGCCGGATGGTTGGACTTATCCGTGGGGGGCGAATTTCGTGGAAACCAACGCGATATTCCGTGGAAACTCCGGTCGCGGCACTGCGAATGTCGGCGGCAAACCGCTAGGCGGGGCATGGGTTGGTGCGCATGACATGAGTGGCAATGTCTGGGAGTGGACGAGTTCGCGCGACATGTCCTATCCGTACGATGCGGCGGATGGTCGCGAAGTAGACGACGCAACCACCGCCAATGTCCGGCGTGTGCTGAGGGGAGGGGCGTGGAATACTGACGACGCCACTAACCTGCGAACGTCAGCGCGGTTCAGTCGATTCGCAGTCGCAGCCGATTCGGGAACCGGATTTCGCTGCGTCCGTGATGAGTGA
- a CDS encoding alpha/beta hydrolase, producing the protein MATVQTGIAEINGAKLYYEVAGEGQPLLLVHAGIASKSMWDGQFDVFTRHYKVVRYDMRGYGQSAPVTGDYQRHEDIRALLDYLKIEHTILMGCSMGGGACMNFALEYPERADALIMVGSGPGGFSYDEWSPSPIDEQMEAAYEKGDLERVNELAMQIFVDGRGRTSDQVDPALRKKVSDMNMIALRNEGLQGKDVPLEIPAVKRVGQLALPVLVITGDLDEEYIEKAAAFMKANIAGVHTVVMPGTAHLPNMEFPVEFNAHVQAFLDSLTETGRSA; encoded by the coding sequence ATGGCCACAGTACAGACTGGCATTGCAGAAATCAATGGCGCGAAGCTTTACTACGAAGTGGCGGGCGAGGGACAGCCGTTACTGCTGGTTCATGCCGGAATCGCCAGTAAGTCCATGTGGGACGGCCAGTTCGACGTGTTCACTCGCCACTACAAAGTCGTGCGCTACGATATGCGAGGCTACGGTCAAAGTGCTCCAGTTACTGGCGACTACCAGCGCCACGAGGACATTCGCGCACTCCTGGACTACCTCAAGATCGAACACACGATTCTGATGGGCTGCTCGATGGGCGGCGGCGCGTGCATGAACTTCGCGCTGGAGTACCCGGAGCGCGCTGACGCACTCATCATGGTCGGATCTGGGCCGGGCGGTTTCTCCTACGATGAGTGGTCGCCATCTCCGATTGACGAACAAATGGAGGCGGCGTATGAGAAAGGCGATCTGGAGCGCGTGAACGAGCTTGCCATGCAGATCTTCGTCGATGGCAGGGGCCGCACGTCCGATCAGGTTGACCCGGCGCTGCGTAAGAAGGTCTCTGACATGAACATGATTGCCCTGCGAAATGAAGGCCTTCAGGGTAAAGATGTTCCGCTTGAGATCCCCGCTGTGAAGCGCGTCGGGCAGCTCGCTTTGCCGGTGCTCGTCATCACCGGGGATCTGGACGAGGAGTACATTGAGAAGGCTGCGGCCTTTATGAAAGCCAATATCGCCGGCGTGCACACCGTCGTGATGCCGGGCACGGCGCACCTGCCGAACATGGAATTTCCTGTTGAGTTCAACGCCCACGTTCAGGCGTTTCTTGACAGTCTCACGGAAACCGGCCGCTCAGCTTAG